GGGTCGATGCGCGTCATGCCGACGTTCTGGAGCACGGTGAGGTGGGTGATATAGGCCTCGCCGAAGGTCATCCAGAAACGGATGCGCTTGATTTCGGGCAGGTGCGTCTTCAGGCTTTCGATCTCCTCATGGTACATGAGGTACATCGTCTTTTCGCCGACCGCTTCGAAGTCGAACTTCTGTTTCACCGACATCGGTGGGGTTTCGACCCAGTCGCCATTTTCCCAGTGGCGCGCGACCGCGGTGACTTCGCGGATGTTGATCTCGGGATTGAAGTTGGTCGCGAAATGCTGGCCGTGGTCGCCGCCATTGCAGTCGAGAATGTCGAGCGTGTCGATGCGGTCGAAATGATGCTTCTTGAGCCAAGTGGTGAAGACGCTAGTGACGCCGGGGTCGAAGCCCGATCCGAGCAGCGCCATCAGGCCAGCGTCCTTGAAGCGGTCCTGATAGGCCCACTGCCAGTGATATTCGAACTTCGCCTCGTCGCGCGGTTCGTAGTTGGCGGTGTCGAGATAATGCGCGCCGGTCGACAGGCACGCCTCCATGATCGTGAGATCCTGATAGGGCAGCGCGAGGTTCACGACATGTGTCGCGCCGATCGAGCGGATCAGCGCGGCGGTTGCGTCGATATGGTCGGCGTCGACTTCGGCGGTCTTGATAGTGACGCCGGTGCGTTCCTTAACCGACTCGGCGATTGCATCGCACTTGAATTTGCGGCGGCTCGCCAGCGTGATGTCGGGAAAAATGTCGGGATTCATCGCCATTTTGTGCACCGCGACCGATCCGACGCCGCCTGCGCCGATCACCAGAACCTTGCTCATCGAAAAATCTCCTGCGCCTATCTATGTGGCTTGTCTTGTATGGCCGGCCCTATAGGACGAAGCCATGACACAGCAAAGCCCCGATCCCTTGCTCGACCCGAAACGCGCGCCGACGCTTGCCGGTGTCGAACGCGCCGCGGCGAAAGTCGCTGCATTGCTGCCGCAAACCCCGCTGCTCCCTCTCGAGGTCGATGGCAGGACCGTCTGGTGTAAGGCCGAATGCCTGCAGCCCGTCGGCGCGTTCAAGATCCGCGGTGCCTGGCATCGGTTGAGCGATCTGACGCCCGAGCAGGCGGCGGCGGGTGTCGTTGGTGTGTCGAGCGGCAATCACGCGCAAGGCGTTGCCTGGGCGGCGAAGCGGCTGGGGATCAAGGCGACGATCGTGATGCCGAGCAATGCGCCGGCGATGAAGCTCGCCGCGACGCGTCAATTGGGCGCGGAAGTCATACTCTATGACCGCGTCACCGAATCGCGCGACGCGGTCGCGGCGAAACTGCTTGAAGAGCGCGGCGGGACGCTCGTCCATGCCTATGGCGACCCGTGGATCATCGAGGGACAGGGCAGCGCCGGAACCGAGGCCAAGGCGCAAATGATCGCGCGCGGAATCGGCAAACCCGACAAGGTCGTCGCCTGCTGCGGTGGCGGCGGTCTGTCGGCCGGTCTCGCGCTGGCGCTGCCCGATGCGGAAGTTATCGCGGTCGAGCCCGAGGGATGGGACGATGTGACGCGCAGCCTTGCTGCCGGAGAAATCCTGTCGGTCGAGGATATGGCCTATCCGACCGAGTGCGACGCGCTGCAGACGCCTGAAACCTGGCCGATCAACTTTGCAGTCCTGCAAGCGCGCGGCGTGAAAGGCGTCGCCGTGACGCGGAGCGAAGTGCGCCACGCGATGCGCACGGTGTTCGAGAAGCTGCACCTTGTTGTCGAGCCCGGCGGCGCGGCGGCGCTGGCGGCGGTGCTCGCGGGCAAGGTCGCGCTGACCGGCGCGACGCTCGTCACGCTGTCGGGCGGAAATGTCGATCCGTTGAAATTTGCGGAAATCATCACCGAATAGGCTGGCGGAAACTTATCCGCCGACATGCGTTTGGACGGGGAAGGAGAAGCATGATGCAGAAGAGTGCAATTTTGGCGAGCGCCGCGGCGCTGGTCCTGCTGGCCGGTTGCGAAAAGGCCGAGGCGCCTGCGCCGGCGCCCACCGACGCAACGACAACCGAGGTTCCGGTCGAAACCGTGCCTGCCGAAGGCGCTGAAGCAACCGATCCCGCGACCGCACCGCACCGCTTCGCAAGCTGGGCCGGCAAATGGACCGGGGTCGAGGGCATGTACGCGACGATCACCACCGCCGAACCGGGCAAGTATAAGCTGGAAATGCAATCGGACCTCGACACCAAGGGCACCTATGATGGCGAGGACAGCGAACATGGCATCAAATTCAAGCGCGGCAACGAGGAACTGAGCCTGCGCCGCGGCAACGGCGACGAAACCGGCCTCAAATATCTAGCGGGCAAAAAGGAATGCCTGATCGTCAAAGAAGGCGAAGGCTACTGCCGCGACTGACCTCGCGATCCGGCGACATATCTATTTGATGGTGTCGCCGGATTGTCATCGAACCGCCACGGAAATCGCATGAAAGCCTGCCATGGCCGGCCCCGGATCAACATCGTCCGGGGAACCCATTCGCATGGCTAGCCTACCCAATCGCAAGATCGCCGCCGCCGTTGTTCGCGAGGATGGCGAGCAGAAGCAACGCCTGCTCGACCGCGCGTTCGCGTTCGCCTTCAAGGGCCTCGTCTATGCGCAGATATGGGAAGACCCGGTCATAGATATGGAGGCGTTGGCGATCGAGCCAGGCAACCGGATCGCGACGATCGCGAGCGGCGGGTGCAATGTTTTTTCCTATCTCACCGCCGATCCATCGGAGATCGTCGCGGTCGACCTCAACACGGCGCATGTCGCGCTGAACAATCTCAAGCGCGTTGCGATTCAGCGGCTTCCCGACCACGCCAGCCTGCACCGCTTCTTCGCCGATGCCGACAGCAGCGGCAATATCGCCGACTATCGCGCCTTCCTCCGTCCCCACCTCGACGAGGTGACCCGCCGCTATTGGGAGGGCCGCGACCTTGTGGGACGCCGCCGGATCAATGGTTTTGCGCACGGGCTCTATAAACGCGGGCTGCTCGGCAATTTCATCGGGCTCGCACACCTCGTCGCGCGCATGCACCGCGTCGATCCTCGCCAGTTTCTCGAAGCCAGGACGGTCGAAGAACAGCGCGCGATCTTCGACGAGAAATTCGCGCCGTTTTTCGACCGCAAATTCATCCGCTGGGTGACGGACCAGCGTTCATCGCTGTTCGGGCTCGGCATCCCGCCCGCGCAATATGACGCGCTTGCCGGTGGCAAACCCATGGCAGAGGTGCTTCGGGGACGACTCGAAAAGCTTGCGTGCGACTTCCCGCTCGATGACAATTATTTCGCCTGGCAGGCCTTCGGGCGCGGTTATGGCAAGGGGCACGCGGCGGCGTTGCCGCCCTATCTTCAGTCCGGCAATTATGAAGCGGTTCGCGCACATGCCGGACGGGTGACGATACTCCATGCGAATATGACCGACATGCTCGCGGCCGCCGACGCTGCAAGTTTCGATCGCTATATCTTCCTCGACGCGCAGGACTGGATGAGCGATGTACAATTGACTGCGTTGTGGAGCGAGGTGACGCGTACCGCACGTCCCGGCGCCCGTGTCCTTTTCCGTACCGCCGCAGAACCGACGCTGCTCCCCGGGCGGCTTCCCGACGACTTGCTGCAGCGGTGGGATTATCGCGCCGCGGAATCGCTCGGATTTACGCGGCGCGACCGTTCAGCCATCTATGGTGGGGTCCATCTCTATATACTGAAAGACTGACCGATGGCGGCGGGGGAGGAGCACGCGGCGCGCATGGACGGCGTCTATCGCGGCCAGCGGCATATCTATGATCTGACGCGCAAATATTATCTGCTGGGGCGCGACCGGCTGATCGACGAACTGACGCCGCCGGTCGGCGGGCATGTGCTGGAAATCGGTTGCGGGACCGGGCGCAATCTGATCGCCGCGGCGCGCTGCTGGCCCGGTGTAAAATTCCATGGCATCGATATTTCGGAAGAGATGCTGAAAACCGCGCGCGCCGCGATCGCTCACGCAGGCCTGACTCGAAGGGTGAGCGTTGCACAGGCCGACGCAACGCGCTTCGATCCCAACACCCTGTTCCATGTCCCCAGTTTCGAGCGTATTTTTCAAAGCTATACCCTGTCGATGATCCCCGACTGGCAGGGCGCGATCGGAGAGGCGATGCGCCACCTCTCGACTCAAGGCTCGCTGCACATCGTCGATTTCGGCCAGCAGGAAAAAATGCCCGGCTGGTTTCGCAGCGCCTTGTTCGCCTGGCTGGCGCGTTTTCATGTCGAACCGCGCGCACTGCTGATCGAAGCGGCACGCGAAACGGCCAACGACGTGGGAGCGCGCCTCGCGGTGACCCGGCTTTATCGCGGCTATGCCTGGGCGCTGCGGCTCGACATGCGTCCGCGCCAGTCTTGCCAAGCTGCGTCAGACCTGCTCCCCTCTTGGGAGGGGGCACGATGAGCGATAAAATCTTGCCGGCGGGATCAGGCGAACTGGCTTCGGTTGAGGAAACGCTGGCTGAGGCATTCCAGACGGATCCGGCTTTATCGTGGATATTGCCCGACCCAGATCATCGCGCTCGCGCATTGCGCAGCCTGTTTCGCGTGCTCGTCCCCGCCGATGCCCGTGCCGGCGTCGTACTGCGTTCGTCGGGCGACGAGGCGGCGGCACTCTGGCGCGTTCCGGGGCGGGCGCATAATGATATGCTGGAATTCCTGCGCACCGTCATCCCGCTCGTCGCCACCTTCGGCGCCGCTTTGCCGCGCGGATTGAAGGTACAGGGCAGTATCGATGCGCATCGCCCCAAGGGACGTTTCTGGTATCTCCATTATGTCGGCGTCCGCCCCGAACATCAGGGTAAGGGCCACGGCGGGCGGATCATCCGCGCGCAGGTGGCGATTGCCGACGCCGAGGGACTTCCTTGCTGGCTGGAAACGGCAACGGCGGAGAATGTGCCGCTCTATCAGCGGCTCGGTTTCATTACGCAGGCGGAATGGTCGGTCCCCAACGGGGGGCCGCATTTCTGGGGGATGATGCGGCCTGTTGCCTAGTCGTCGAAACCGACGAAGCGGACCGCCTCGTCGACGCTCTTGCGGTTCGATACCACCGCATTCGCCGGGAAGTCGGCATCGGGCCAGCCCAGCGCGACGCAGATCATGATAACCTGATCGTCGGGGATATGCGCATGTTCGCGAACCACCGGCGACTGCATGATGCCCTGGCTGTTGATCACGCAGCCCAGCCCGCGCGACCAGGCGGCGTTGACCAGCGCGTTGGTGACGGCGCCGCAATCGAAGGGGGCGATGTCGCTGCCGAGCAATACGCGGTCATAGGTGACGACGATGCTGACCGGCGCGTCGAACTGGCGGAAGCCGCGGAGCACCCAGTCCTGCCGTGCGTCCTTGTCCTCACGCGCGATGCCCATCGCGCCGAAGAGCTGTTTGGCGATTTCGATCTGGCGGGCACGGTGATCGTCGGCGATGCCGTCGAAACGGCGAAACTCGCGGCTGTCGGGTTTGCCCGCAAGAATCCCGTCGGTATTGCCCTGTCGGATCGCGGCGAGCGCATCGCCCGTGACGACCGAGAAATTCCAGCACTGATTGTTGAAAGAGGAGGGCGCGCGCATTGCAACCTCGAGGATCTCGGCGATCAACTCTTTCGGAACGGGCTTGTCGAGGAAGCCGCGGATCGAGCGGCGTCCGACGACGACATCGTCATAGCCGGGCAGGATGCTCACGCCGCCTTGCGCAGTTCGAGTCTGTCCCAGATTTCGACGAGCGCTTCGGTGAGCTCGCGCATCATCGCCTCGTCGTGCGCCGGGCCTGGGGTGAAGCGCAGGCGTTCGGTGCCGCGCGGCACGGTCGGGAAATTGATCGGCTGCACATAGACGCCATATTCGGCGAGGAGAATGTCGCTGATCTTCTTCGCGCGCACCGGATCGCCGACCATCAGCGGGACGATATGCGTCGTCGAGTCCATCACCGGCAGCCCCGCGTCGCGGAAGCTCGCCTTAAGATAGGCGGCGGCCGCCTGCTGCGCGTCGCGCTCGACGCTCGACTCTTTCAGGTGGCGCACGCTCGCGAGCACGCCCGCGACGAGCACCGGCGACAGGCTGGTCGTGAAGATGAAGCCCGGCGCGTAGGAGCGGATCACGTCGATGATATTCTTGTCGGCGGCGATATAGCCGCCCATCACGCCGAACGCCTTGCCAAGCGTGCCTTCGATGATCGTCACGCGGCTCGCCGCCTCGTCGCGGTCAGTGATGCCGCCGCCGCGCGGACCGTACATGCCGACGGCGTGGACTTCGTCGCAGTATGTCAGCGCGTTATATTTTTCGGCGAGGTCGCAGATCGCGTGGATCGGGGCGACGTCGCCGTCCATCGAATAGACGCTCTCGAAGGCGATCAGCTTCGCGGCGTCCGGATCGTCGGCGGCGAGCAGTTCCTCGAGATGCGCGAGGTCGTTGTGACGCCACACGCGCTTTTCGCAGCCCGAATTGCGGATGCCCGCGATCATCGAGGCGTGGTTGAGCTCGTCCGAATAGATGATGCAGTTGGGGAGCAATTTGCCGAGCGTGCCGAGCGTCGCCTCGTTCGAGATATAGCCCGACGTGAACAGCAGTGCGCCGTCCTTGCCGTGCAGGTCGGCAAGTTCATGCTCGAGGTCGAGATGATAATGGGTGTTGCCGCCGATGTTGCGCGTGCCGCCCGAACCGGCGCCGACGTCGTGCAGTGCCTCTTCCATCGCGGCGATGACCTTGGGATGCTGACCCATGGCGAGATAATCGTTCGAGCACCAGACGGTAATCGGCTTCGGGCCGTTGTGGCCGGCGAAGCATCGCGCGTTGGGAAAAGCGCCCTTGTTGCGCAATATGTCGATGAAGACGCGGTAGCGTCCTTCTTCGTGCAGCCGGTCGATCGCTCGTGCGAAAATATCGTTATAGTTCACGTTTCAGCCCCGCAGTCAGGTGCTCATGCAGCTCTGGAGCCGCTCCCTCCGGCGGCTATTAACACGCGGGCCAATAACGCCGAATCCCGCTGAAATCCAGTGCGAACGATTCGCAGCTTTGGGACAAATTGTCCTATGGCCTTTCGGCTCGCCTATTTGCCGCGATCCGACCTGTCGGCGGGTTGACCTTTGCGGGCTCACCTGCGAGCGATATGATATCCAAGGAGAAATATCCGATGCGCCTCGCCATGACCGCCATATTGTCCGTCTTCGCACTTGGTGGAGGCGTAGCGGCTACGAAGCCCGAAACGGGCCCTTTCAACGGGACATGGATGGCTTGCGACAACTGGCAGGGCAGCCGGATCTGCGAATATAAGATGCTTGCGCAGCGCGGCGATCGGGTGTGCGGAGTGCAACGCTATTTTGCGACCAACGCCTATTATGAACAGAGGTTCGTCGGCACGGCGCGGGAAAATATCGTGAATATCGAAAAGATTTGCGGCGATCCGGGTTCGGAAACGGACAGCTATTGCAGCGGACGCGCCCCGTCGAATGCCGCCAAGGTCGGCTGGCAAACCACGGACCGGAAGCTGGGGCTGTGCAACGGGCGATTGTCCGGGGACGTCGCCAATTCGCATTCATGCGCCGGGGTCAGTCGTCGATCGGGGATGCCCAAAGTCAAAAATCCGGGCGCCGAAGGTCCGGAACCCGAAGAGCGCGCCTGGCTTGCGGCCTGCGCGCGCGGCGAGGAATGATCTAGATCGTCTCGATCGCCCCGATGCCATAAGGGGCGAGCGCGGCGAGCGGCGGTGGCGGACGGTCGTCGCTGCGCGTGAAGACCGCGATGCCGGGCGTCGCGATATCCGGCCACTGCTGCCCTTCGGTAAGATAGGCGATACGGCGCGCGATGCCGGCGGCGCCGTCGATCAGCCGGACGCCGGGTCCGGCGGCCGCCTGGAGTTCGTCCCGCAGCAAAGGAAAATGCGTACAGGCAAGGACGATGACATCCATCGCTTCGCCTTCCGGCTGCTCGCGCAGGCCCGCAATCGCGCGCTCGATAATTGTGGGATCGACGGCCTCTCCGCGCAGCTTCGCTTCGGCGCCGGTCACAAGGCCCGGACAGCCATGACGAAGGACCGTCTTGCCCGCCGCGAACTTCGCGCTCAGGTCGTCGACATAGGGCTGGCGGACCGTAGCCTCGGTGCCCAATACCCCGATCACCCCACTTCTCGTCATTTCGGCGGCGGGCTTGATCGCCGGCACCGTACCGACGATCGGCAGGTCTAGCGCGGCGCGCACATGGCCGAGGGCGATCGTCGAGGCAGTGTTGCATGCGATCACTGCAAGGCGCGGCTGGTAGCGCTCGACGAGCCGGCCGAGCAGCGCGGGGACGCGCGCCGCAAGTTCTTCGTCGCTCTTCTTGCCATAGGGCAAACCGGCATAGTCGGCGGCGTAGACGATCGGCGCGGTCGGCAGCAACGCGCGCGTCGGGCCGAGAACGGTGAGGCCGCCGAGGCCGCTGTCGAAAAAAAGAATGGGTGCGTCGGAAGCGGGGGCGTTCATGCGCCTCCGCCTAGCAGCGACCCGGGAGGCACTCAATGGGGGCGGCGAGTTCGTCCGCTTTGGTTGTCAATCTTGCCGAATCCATTGATTGATTCAGGCAACGGCGCCACATTGCCGCAAAGCGAGCGGGGAGCGTCATGACTTTATATTTGCTGATTGCTGCGGGGTATCTGTTGGGGTCGATTCCGTTCGGGGTGATCCTGACCCGCCTGTTCGGCGCCGGCGACCTGCGCCAGATCGGATCGGGCAATATCGGCGCGACCAATGTGTTGCGCACCGGGCGCAAGGGCCTGGCGGCGGCGACATTGGTCCTCGACGGTGCGAAGGGTGCGGTGGC
This DNA window, taken from Sphingopyxis sp. YR583, encodes the following:
- a CDS encoding saccharopine dehydrogenase family protein yields the protein MSKVLVIGAGGVGSVAVHKMAMNPDIFPDITLASRRKFKCDAIAESVKERTGVTIKTAEVDADHIDATAALIRSIGATHVVNLALPYQDLTIMEACLSTGAHYLDTANYEPRDEAKFEYHWQWAYQDRFKDAGLMALLGSGFDPGVTSVFTTWLKKHHFDRIDTLDILDCNGGDHGQHFATNFNPEINIREVTAVARHWENGDWVETPPMSVKQKFDFEAVGEKTMYLMYHEEIESLKTHLPEIKRIRFWMTFGEAYITHLTVLQNVGMTRIDPVIYEGREIVPLQFLKAVLPEPSSLGETTKGKTNIGVIATGLGKDGKEKTLYLYNICDHEEAFAETGNQAVSYTTGVPAMIGAAMMVTGTWSGDGVFNMEQMDPDPFMDMLNKHGLPWQVKELDGPLNF
- a CDS encoding threonine ammonia-lyase, producing the protein MTQQSPDPLLDPKRAPTLAGVERAAAKVAALLPQTPLLPLEVDGRTVWCKAECLQPVGAFKIRGAWHRLSDLTPEQAAAGVVGVSSGNHAQGVAWAAKRLGIKATIVMPSNAPAMKLAATRQLGAEVILYDRVTESRDAVAAKLLEERGGTLVHAYGDPWIIEGQGSAGTEAKAQMIARGIGKPDKVVACCGGGGLSAGLALALPDAEVIAVEPEGWDDVTRSLAAGEILSVEDMAYPTECDALQTPETWPINFAVLQARGVKGVAVTRSEVRHAMRTVFEKLHLVVEPGGAAALAAVLAGKVALTGATLVTLSGGNVDPLKFAEIITE
- a CDS encoding DUF3419 family protein; this encodes MASLPNRKIAAAVVREDGEQKQRLLDRAFAFAFKGLVYAQIWEDPVIDMEALAIEPGNRIATIASGGCNVFSYLTADPSEIVAVDLNTAHVALNNLKRVAIQRLPDHASLHRFFADADSSGNIADYRAFLRPHLDEVTRRYWEGRDLVGRRRINGFAHGLYKRGLLGNFIGLAHLVARMHRVDPRQFLEARTVEEQRAIFDEKFAPFFDRKFIRWVTDQRSSLFGLGIPPAQYDALAGGKPMAEVLRGRLEKLACDFPLDDNYFAWQAFGRGYGKGHAAALPPYLQSGNYEAVRAHAGRVTILHANMTDMLAAADAASFDRYIFLDAQDWMSDVQLTALWSEVTRTARPGARVLFRTAAEPTLLPGRLPDDLLQRWDYRAAESLGFTRRDRSAIYGGVHLYILKD
- a CDS encoding class I SAM-dependent methyltransferase, with the protein product MDGVYRGQRHIYDLTRKYYLLGRDRLIDELTPPVGGHVLEIGCGTGRNLIAAARCWPGVKFHGIDISEEMLKTARAAIAHAGLTRRVSVAQADATRFDPNTLFHVPSFERIFQSYTLSMIPDWQGAIGEAMRHLSTQGSLHIVDFGQQEKMPGWFRSALFAWLARFHVEPRALLIEAARETANDVGARLAVTRLYRGYAWALRLDMRPRQSCQAASDLLPSWEGAR
- a CDS encoding GNAT family N-acetyltransferase, whose product is MSDKILPAGSGELASVEETLAEAFQTDPALSWILPDPDHRARALRSLFRVLVPADARAGVVLRSSGDEAAALWRVPGRAHNDMLEFLRTVIPLVATFGAALPRGLKVQGSIDAHRPKGRFWYLHYVGVRPEHQGKGHGGRIIRAQVAIADAEGLPCWLETATAENVPLYQRLGFITQAEWSVPNGGPHFWGMMRPVA
- a CDS encoding nitroreductase family protein; its protein translation is MSILPGYDDVVVGRRSIRGFLDKPVPKELIAEILEVAMRAPSSFNNQCWNFSVVTGDALAAIRQGNTDGILAGKPDSREFRRFDGIADDHRARQIEIAKQLFGAMGIAREDKDARQDWVLRGFRQFDAPVSIVVTYDRVLLGSDIAPFDCGAVTNALVNAAWSRGLGCVINSQGIMQSPVVREHAHIPDDQVIMICVALGWPDADFPANAVVSNRKSVDEAVRFVGFDD
- the hemA gene encoding 5-aminolevulinate synthase; translated protein: MNYNDIFARAIDRLHEEGRYRVFIDILRNKGAFPNARCFAGHNGPKPITVWCSNDYLAMGQHPKVIAAMEEALHDVGAGSGGTRNIGGNTHYHLDLEHELADLHGKDGALLFTSGYISNEATLGTLGKLLPNCIIYSDELNHASMIAGIRNSGCEKRVWRHNDLAHLEELLAADDPDAAKLIAFESVYSMDGDVAPIHAICDLAEKYNALTYCDEVHAVGMYGPRGGGITDRDEAASRVTIIEGTLGKAFGVMGGYIAADKNIIDVIRSYAPGFIFTTSLSPVLVAGVLASVRHLKESSVERDAQQAAAAYLKASFRDAGLPVMDSTTHIVPLMVGDPVRAKKISDILLAEYGVYVQPINFPTVPRGTERLRFTPGPAHDEAMMRELTEALVEIWDRLELRKAA
- the murI gene encoding glutamate racemase, with the protein product MNAPASDAPILFFDSGLGGLTVLGPTRALLPTAPIVYAADYAGLPYGKKSDEELAARVPALLGRLVERYQPRLAVIACNTASTIALGHVRAALDLPIVGTVPAIKPAAEMTRSGVIGVLGTEATVRQPYVDDLSAKFAAGKTVLRHGCPGLVTGAEAKLRGEAVDPTIIERAIAGLREQPEGEAMDVIVLACTHFPLLRDELQAAAGPGVRLIDGAAGIARRIAYLTEGQQWPDIATPGIAVFTRSDDRPPPPLAALAPYGIGAIETI